Proteins co-encoded in one Puntigrus tetrazona isolate hp1 chromosome 20, ASM1883169v1, whole genome shotgun sequence genomic window:
- the LOC122324408 gene encoding 5-hydroxytryptamine receptor 1E: MEMERYLGSPPNTTNTTATPGSALGSELLMERLAVVALLALLTLLTAVVNAAVIAAICTTKKLHLPANYLICSLAFTDFLVAVLVMPISILYITTEAWLLGPFVCEAWLSVDMTCCTCSILHLCVIALDRYWAITKAIEYARKRTARRAGVMVATVWLISIFISIPPLFWRKRVDEAGPQQCIIEHDHVGYTIYSTFGAFYIPMTLILILYSRIYSAAKTLYQKRGSSRHLSSRSTDSTNSLNHCRVTHAFCVSDVSTSDHTAEFERNHASVRLPPEPPELDERNQICTSRERKAARILGLILGAFILCWLPFFLKELLVGLNVPSPSPQVSDALTWLGYINSLINPLLYTSFNEDFKQAFKRLFRRKEHT, encoded by the coding sequence ATGGAGATGGAGCGCTACCTGGGCTCTCCGCCCAACACCACCAACACCACGGCCACCCCGGGGTCGGCCCTCGGCTCGGAGCTGCTGATGGAGCGCCTGGCCGTGGTGGCTCTGCTGGCGCTGCTGACGCTGCTGACAGCCGTGGTGAACGCCGCTGTCATCGCAGCCATCTGCACCACCAAGAAGCTCCACCTCCCAGCAAACTACCTCATCTGCTCCCTGGCCTTCACTGACTTCCTGGTGGCCGTGCTGGTGATGCCCATCAGCATCCTCTACATCACCACCGAGGCCTGGCTGCTGGGGCCGTTCGTGTGCGAGGCCTGGCTGAGCGTCGACATGACCTGCTGCACCTGCTCCATCCTGCACCTGTGCGTGATCGCGCTCGACCGCTACTGGGCCATCACCAAAGCCATCGAGTACGCCCGCAAGAGGACGGCCCGGCGCGCCGGCGTCATGGTGGCCACCGTCTGGCTCATCTCCATCTTCATCTCCATTCCGCCTCTGTTCTGGAGGAAGCGCGTGGACGAGGCCGGCCCGCAGCAGTGCATCATCGAGCACGATCACGTGGGCTACACCATCTACTCCACATTCGGTGCTTTCTACATCCCCATGACTCTCATCCTCATCCTGTACTCGCGGATATACAGCGCCGCCAAGACGCTGTACCAGAAGCGCGGCTCCTCTCGGCACCTCAGCAGCCGAAGCACCGACAGCACCAACTCGCTGAACCACTGCCGCGTCACGCACGCCTTCTGCGTCTCGGACGTGTCCACCTCGGACCACACCGCCGAATTCGAGCGCAACCACGCCTCCGTCCGCCTGCCGCCGGAGCCGCCGGAGCTGGACGAGAGGAACCAGATCTGCACGTCCCGGGAGAGGAAGGCAGCCCGGATTCTGGGGCTCATCCTGGGAGCCTTTATCCTGTGCTGGCTCCCGTTCTTCCTGAAAGAGCTGCTGGTGGGCTTGAATGTGCCCAGCCCCTCGCCTCAGGTGTCCGACGCGCTCACCTGGCTGGGATACATCAACTCACTCATTAACCCGCTGCTGTACACCAGCTTCAACGAGGACTTCAAGCAGGCTTTCAAGAGACTCTTCAGGCGGAAGGAGCACACATAA